A segment of the Kineosporia corallincola genome:
GCGCGATCAACAAGAACGGTTCCGGCGACTGGGTTTCCACCACCGTCGCCCCGGTGACCCCGCGCAAGCAGATGTACCAGTGCCAGTCGACCGAGGTCTCCGACATCTACATGATCAACAACGACACCGACTGCACCTCCGGGGTCAATCGGTGGAAGACCGCGGTGGCGGTCTTCGAGGCGCCGAAGACCCAGCAGACCGGCACCGTTCAGTGGACGCGGTGTGACCACACCGAAGACCGGGGCATCATCCGGCGGCAGATGAAGGCGTGCCCGAGTGGCTGGAACGCCAACAACGTCGCCTTCTGGGCCTGGACCTCCGCGCACACCGGCGCCACCCAGATCGTCGAGTGGCACTACCCCAACGGCGGTTACTACTACGCAGCCGCCGGCAAGAGCGCGCCCCCCGGCTTCACCAAGACCGGTGTGTCCTTCTGGGTCTGAGCCGACCCGCCCCCTTACTGAGCACCACGGAACACAGGAGAGCACGATGTCCGAACTCGCCGACATTGCCGGGCAGATCAGGTCCAGTGTGGAGCGGGCGCTCCAGGGCAAGCCGGAGCAGGTGCGGCTCGCGGTGATCGCGCTCCTCAGCGAGGGGCACCTGCTGGTCGAAGACGTGCCCGGCGTCGGGAAGACCACGCTGGCGCGCGCTCTCGCCGCCACCGTCGAGGGCCGCTGGCAGCGCGTGCAGTTCACCCCCGACCTGCTGCCCTCCGACGTCACCGGCATCACCGTGTACCACCAGCAGGCACAGAAGTTCGAGTTCCGGCCCGGGCCGGTGTTCGCCAACATCGTGCTGGCCGACGAGATCAACCGGGCCTCGCCCAAGACCCAGTCCGCGCTGCTGGAGGTCATGGAGGAGCGGCACGTCACGGTCGACGGCCGGCAGTACCCGGTGCCCCGCCCGTTCGTCGTGGTCGCCACCCAGAACCCGGTCGAGATGGACGGCACCTTCCGGCTGCCCGAGGCCCAGCTCGACCGGTTCATGATGCGCATCAGCATCGGCTACCCCGACCCGTCCACCGAGTCGGCCATGCTGAGGCAGGAGGCGAACGCCCCCACCGTCGAGTCGATCCAGCCTGTCGTCGGTCTCGACGTGGTGCAGCAGATGATCCAGTACGTCTCGCGCACCCACGTCGCTGACGAGGTGCGCGACTACGTCGTCGCCGTCACCGGGGCCACCCGCTCGCTGCCCGAGGTCCGCATCGGTGCCAGCCCTCGCGCCAGCCTCGCCCTGCTGCGGGCCTCCCGCACCGCCGCGGCCGTCGACGGGCGCGACTTCGTCACCGCCGACGACGTGAAGTCGATGGCGCCGGCCGTGCTCGCGCACCGGCTCATCCTCACGCCGCAGGCCGAGATGGCGGGCGTCACCACGCACGACCTCGTCGACCGCGTGATCAGCGGCCTGCCCACGCCCACCTCCCGGGCGGCCGGAGCGGGCAACCGCCGGTGGTGATCACCGAGCCGGCCTCGCTGAACCGGCCGGAAACCGTTGACCTGGGCCGGATCCGGCTCAGCCCGGCCGGGCGCGGCCTGCTCGCCGTGGCCGCCGTCTGCCTGGTCGCCGGATTCGCGCTGGGCTACCGCGAGCTGGTCGGGCTGGCCGGTGCCGCCGGGCTTCTGGTGCTGGTCGCGGTGGCCCAGGTGGTGGCCCGCGTCTCGGTGCGGGTCGAGCGCAGCAT
Coding sequences within it:
- a CDS encoding AAA family ATPase, with the translated sequence MSELADIAGQIRSSVERALQGKPEQVRLAVIALLSEGHLLVEDVPGVGKTTLARALAATVEGRWQRVQFTPDLLPSDVTGITVYHQQAQKFEFRPGPVFANIVLADEINRASPKTQSALLEVMEERHVTVDGRQYPVPRPFVVVATQNPVEMDGTFRLPEAQLDRFMMRISIGYPDPSTESAMLRQEANAPTVESIQPVVGLDVVQQMIQYVSRTHVADEVRDYVVAVTGATRSLPEVRIGASPRASLALLRASRTAAAVDGRDFVTADDVKSMAPAVLAHRLILTPQAEMAGVTTHDLVDRVISGLPTPTSRAAGAGNRRW